The sequence CAGTACTCCTGCGGCTACTGGAAACAGGCATCCACCCTGGAGCAGGCGCAGGAAGACAAACTGGAGATGATCTGCGAAAAGCTGCAGCTTCAGCCAGGAATGACGCTGCTGGATATCGGCTGCGGCTGGGGCGGATTGGCGGAATTCGCCGCACGCCGGTACGGCGTCTCCGTTTGCGGCGTCACTATTTCCAAAGAACAGCAAAAATTAGCCCAGCAGCGCTGCCAGGATCTGGACGTCACGATTTTGCTGCGGGACTATCGCGATCTGGATATGCAATTCGATCGGGTGGTTTCGGTGGGCATGTTCGAGCATGTCGGACCGCGCAACTACGACACCTATTTCCGGGTGGTCAGTAAAAATCTTAAGCCGGACGGGTTATTTTTACTGCACACCATCGGCGCCAAAAAAACCAGCTCCAAAGTCGATCCATGGATTAATAAATATATTTTCCCCAACGGCTGCATTCCTTCCGTACAACATATCGCCCATGCCAGCGAACCCTATATGTTGATGGAAGACTGGCATAACTTCGGCGCCGATTACGATCGCACCCTGATGGCCTGGCACCAGCGTTTCCAGCAACACTGGCCGGAAATTTCCGATCGCTATTCCGCGCGATTCCGCCGTATGTTCAGCTACTACCTTAATGCCTGCGCCGGCGCGTTTCGCGCCCGCAATATTCAGCTATGGCAGGTGCTGTTCAGCATCAACGGCATCGAAGGCGGCGTACGGGTTCCGCGCTAAAATAGCCTGACGTCAAACCGTCCCCCAAAGCCGCACGATTATCCAACCGGCAGGGGCGCGGATTTACGCGTTACGCCTCGGACGGCAGCTCGGACGCATGCCGGCTGGCCAAGACCCGTTCTACCGTATCTACCACCGCCTGTGTCTGCGGATCAATTTCGATATTCACCCGTTGCCCCAGGCGCCGCTGTCCCAGCGTGGTGCGGTGCAGCGTCTCGGGAATCAAATGCACGCAGAAGCGGTTGCGGGTAACTTCACCAATCGTCAGGCTGATCCCGTCAATGCCGATGAACCCTTTATGCAGCACATACTTCATCAGCGATTCGTCCGCCAGACGGAACCAAATCTGATGGTTATTTTCTGAAACCAGAATTTTCACCACTTCCGCCGTACAGATAATATGACCGGACATAATATGCCCGCCGATCTCGTCGCCATATTTCGCCGCCCGCTCCAGGTTGACGATATCGCCCGCGTTAATATCCCCCAGATTGGTCAACCGCAGTGTTTCTTTCATCAAATCAAAACTGACGCGATCGCCCTCCACCGAGGTTACCGTCAAGCAGCAGCCGTTATTGGCCACGGAAGCGCCGGGAACCAATCCCGGCAGTAATTCGGGCGGAAGTTGCACCACATGGGTACGAAAATTTGCTTTTTCATCAATGGACACCACCGGCGCGGTGCCTTGAACAATACCGGTAAACATCAGGCTTGCCTCTTAAAACTGTGTAAAGAAATAACTGCCGGGCGATACCGCCGACGCGCGCATCGCTGATTGAAATAAGTCGCTAGCATGCAGTGTGCCCCATATGAAGATGAAAACCAAACCGCATTGCCAATAATCGCCGGACATATTAACCGCCATGATGTCCGCGGTTAATTTATTCGCCGGCGAGCTGGTTTACTTCAGGCAAGTCGTTACAATATCAACCTTATCTCTATCGGCGATATCATTGTGTTTATCCAAGTTTAATTATCCCGCTATCCGGTTGGTTAATTCAAGGAAGGTGTTTGTGCAGAAGTACCTGTCTGAAACGCGTAAGTTATTGGCGCTCGCGGTTCCTGTCATCATTGCACAAGTGTCTCAGACATCCATGGGGGTGGTTGATACCATTATGGCCGGCGCCTACAGCGCCACCGATATGGCGGCGGTTGCCGTAGGCACCTCTATCTGGCTGCCTGCCATCTTGTTCGGGCACGGATTATTACTGGCGCTGACGCCGGTGGTTGCCCAGTTAAATGGTTCCGGTCGCCGCGATCGTATCGCGCATCAGGTTCGGCAATCCTTCTTTCTGGCGCTGGTGGTTTCCCTGTTAACCATGCTGGCGCTTTATCAGGGACAGCACATTATCCGCCTGATGAACAATGACTCGCCCGAACTGGTTGAAAAAGCCATCGGCTATTTACACGCCCTGCTCTGGGGCGTGCCTGGCTACCTGTTCTATCAGGTTTTACGCTGCCAGTGCGAGGGCCTGTCAAAAACCCTGCCGGGCATGATTATTGGGTTTATCGGATTGTTGATTAACATCCCCATTAATTATATTTTCATCCACGGCAAGTTAGGCATGCCGGAACTGGGCGGGGTGGGCTGCGGCGTGGCGACGGCGTCCGTTTACTGGATCATGTTGCTGCTGATGGCGGCCTACACCAGGCGTGCGGTCTGGCTGCGTGATATCAGGTCGCCGCAGCGATTCACACCGGACTGGCACACGCTGAAGCGCCTGTTTACTCTCGGCCTGCCCATTGCGCTGGCGCTGCTCTTTGAAGTGAGTTTATTCGCCATCGTCGCGCTGCTGGTTTTACCGCTGGGCGTGGTGGATGTCGCCGGTCATCAGATCGCGCTCAACTTCAGCTCCCTGATGTTCGTTCTGCCGCTTTCCGTGGGTATCGCGACGACAATACGCGTCGGCCACCGACTGGGAGAAGGCTCGGTGCACAATGCCCGCATTTCATCGTATACGGGACTGCTAACCGGCGTGGTACTGGCATTCTGCACCGCAATTTTCACTACGCTATTGCGCGAACCCATCGCCCTGCTTTACAACCAGGACCCGGTGGTGGTGGCGATGGCGTCGCAGTTGATGCTGCTGGCCGCCGTTTATCAAATATCCGATGCGGTTCAGGTTATCGGCAGCGGCGTACTGCGAGGCTACAAAGACACCCGGTCAATCTTTTACATAACCTTTACCGCTTATTGGATACTGGGGCTGCCGAGCGGCTACCTGCTGGCGCTAACCGATTATATTGTGCCCGGTATGGGACCGGCGGGCTTTTGGTGGGGATTTATCATCGGCCTGACCGCCGCGGCGATTATGATGGTCACCCGTATCCGCTGGCTCCAGCGACAACCCGCTGAAAAAATCCTGCTGCGCGCCGCGCGTTAATACGGGTTATGTTCCGCAATCAGCCGGATAGCGCGGAAGATGATGAAAAAAAACGCGGTATGGATAGAAGCGCAGCAATCGCGCGCGATACAGAATAAGTATCCCCCGGCATAGCCGGGGGTTTTTCATATGCGCCTGTAAGTCTCTGTTACCAGCCGTGCCGTAACAGGCGCATCACGATCTGACATTTGCATCTATGGATTACTTACGGCCCGTAAACGGGCTACCCTGATACGGAATCGAGAGTTGCTCTCCCAACGTGTCCTGCTCCAACTGATATCCCTGAAAGTCGTACAGAGCAAGAGGAACACAATGAATTTATCTCAAAACAAAGGTTACAGGACAATACTTGGATACAAAGCATCCGATGATGTTGTGGGAGGCATTACTTGGGAGTCTAACTCAGGATGATAAAAATATTCTTTTG comes from Brenneria nigrifluens DSM 30175 = ATCC 13028 and encodes:
- the cfa gene encoding cyclopropane fatty acyl phospholipid synthase, whose protein sequence is MSSSCVEDVEELGRHHTSWSRIVREMLDMADVKINGSRPFDIKVKNPDFFKRVLREGSLGLGESYMDGWWECERLDVFFHRILRAGLDEKIPQHLKDILRVAAARLMNLQSKKRAWIVGEAHYDLGNDLFSLMLDPYMQYSCGYWKQASTLEQAQEDKLEMICEKLQLQPGMTLLDIGCGWGGLAEFAARRYGVSVCGVTISKEQQKLAQQRCQDLDVTILLRDYRDLDMQFDRVVSVGMFEHVGPRNYDTYFRVVSKNLKPDGLFLLHTIGAKKTSSKVDPWINKYIFPNGCIPSVQHIAHASEPYMLMEDWHNFGADYDRTLMAWHQRFQQHWPEISDRYSARFRRMFSYYLNACAGAFRARNIQLWQVLFSINGIEGGVRVPR
- a CDS encoding riboflavin synthase; amino-acid sequence: MFTGIVQGTAPVVSIDEKANFRTHVVQLPPELLPGLVPGASVANNGCCLTVTSVEGDRVSFDLMKETLRLTNLGDINAGDIVNLERAAKYGDEIGGHIMSGHIICTAEVVKILVSENNHQIWFRLADESLMKYVLHKGFIGIDGISLTIGEVTRNRFCVHLIPETLHRTTLGQRRLGQRVNIEIDPQTQAVVDTVERVLASRHASELPSEA
- a CDS encoding MATE family efflux transporter, whose amino-acid sequence is MQKYLSETRKLLALAVPVIIAQVSQTSMGVVDTIMAGAYSATDMAAVAVGTSIWLPAILFGHGLLLALTPVVAQLNGSGRRDRIAHQVRQSFFLALVVSLLTMLALYQGQHIIRLMNNDSPELVEKAIGYLHALLWGVPGYLFYQVLRCQCEGLSKTLPGMIIGFIGLLINIPINYIFIHGKLGMPELGGVGCGVATASVYWIMLLLMAAYTRRAVWLRDIRSPQRFTPDWHTLKRLFTLGLPIALALLFEVSLFAIVALLVLPLGVVDVAGHQIALNFSSLMFVLPLSVGIATTIRVGHRLGEGSVHNARISSYTGLLTGVVLAFCTAIFTTLLREPIALLYNQDPVVVAMASQLMLLAAVYQISDAVQVIGSGVLRGYKDTRSIFYITFTAYWILGLPSGYLLALTDYIVPGMGPAGFWWGFIIGLTAAAIMMVTRIRWLQRQPAEKILLRAAR